TTCCGCATGAGGTTCGCCTGCAGCCCGGTGATATCCTTTGCCGACAACCTTCCCGTTCTTGACGATGACCGCGCCTACTGCAGGATTCGGAGACGTGCGTCCCAAGCCTCGGCGGGCCAGCTTGAGCGCCATAGCCATAAAGCGCTTGGCTTCACGGGGAATTTCGGATTTCTGCGACTTCTTCCGGGGGCTCTGCTCGGCGCTGCTCCCGGGCTTCCTTGAGTTCATACAATTCCTTTATTTCACGCACAAATTCTTCGATGTCCCGGAACGATCGATAAACCGATGCGAATCGTACGTACGCGATATCGTCCATCTGCTGCAGCTCGGTCATAACGCGTTCGCCTATATATTGGACGCTTATCTCCTTTTCCGGTCGTTCCATCAGCTCTTGCTCTATTGCATCAGCTACGGACTCAATCCTGTCGATACTGATTGGTCTTTTTTCGCATGCTCTGCGCATACCTTCAACTATTTTTCGTCGATCGAAAGGTTCACGCCGCCCATCCTTTTTTATCACGTACGGCAGGATCTCCTCAATTCTCTCATAGGTTGTGAACCTTTTCTGACAATTGAGACATTGTCTTCTCCGCCGGATTACGCTGTTATCTTTACCAAGGCGGGAATCGATTACCTTGTCGTCTATTGCGCCGCAGGCCGGACACTTCATGGTAGCCGCCTTCTGCGATGTTGGTGCACAAATTTGTTTCGTCACGATATTTATACCGGAATCCCGCCCAGATGCAAGAAAAATAAAGAATTCTCTGCAACTCTTCAGTTATGGTGAAGAAATCCTGAATGATCGTCCTAACATCTGCGGCGTTCGCCACTGTGCAGCAAGAGAATCCCGCATGACACAGGTTCATTACTCCTTGCCGCACAGGCCAAGATACGCGAGAAGGAAATCTTCGACGACCTCGGATCCGGACAGACCGGCACATTGCAAATATCGCAAGATTCTTTTAGAATTCCGGATGGATGGAACCGCATGCATACAACCGCCGCCGATAAAATTCTCCTGATTACCATGCTTTTGCTTGCAGTCTCGTCTTGTTTCTTGGTTCCGCACTGGGTCTTTTCCGGAGTGCCCGATGTAGAAATTCGTGCGGGAGACCGGTTTATTGGTACATACGGACTCGACAAGGACAGAGTCATCCCCGTTGACGGTCCTCTGGGCACGACTTTCGTGGAAATAAAAGCCAAGAAAGTGAGTATCAAGTCCTCCCCTTGTCCGAATCAGACATGTATTCGCATGGGACATTTCGGCCCGGAAGGAGGCTGTCTCATTTGTTTGCCGAATAAGGTGTCGGTCAGCAGCCGAACCCGCCACGACGGACTGGATGCTATAGCCAGATGAAAGAGAATGTTTCCAGACTTGCGCGGCTTTCACTACTTCTGGCTCTTGCAACAGTAATCCACACTGCGGAATCGCTCATTCCCTTCAATGTACTGTGGTTCAGGTTTGGTTTCGCAAATATCGTGGGGATTGCCACTCTCTACATGTTCGGGTTTAGCGATGCTTTGATAGTCACGCTGGGAAGAATATTTCTGGGCTCTCTCGCTTCCGGCACGTTTGGTTCGCCCGGTTTTGCGCTTTCCTTATCGGGAGGACTCTGTGCCATTGCTGCAATGGGATTTGCGCACAATTGGGGAAGAAACCTTTTTTCAGAAATAGGTGTGAGCCTCATTGGAGCTTTGGCGCACAATACAGCTCAATTAACGGTCGCTTATTTTCTCCTCATCCGAAACGACAGTATATTTCTGCTTACTCCAGCTCTCCTTTTTGTCGCGGCGGGAACCGGCTTGCTTAATGGGGTTGCTGCCAGATTCTTCCTGCAAACCGCGGAGAAACGCGTTGCAACCCTTCCAACCTTCAGTTTGAAGGCTGAAAAAGATTCGCAGAATTGAAGTGAAGGCGATCGTAAAATCACCTTCACCTCAACAGCTTACCAGCTCCATGCGTAGCCGCCGTAAGGACGATAATTGTAGTAATAATACGGCCGGTACGAATACCTGCCGTAATAGGGGTACCTGTAATAGCTACCGTAGTACGGATATCGATAAGAGTATCGGTAAGGATATCCGTAATATCCTCCTCGCCAATAACCTCTGCGGCGCACCAGCTCTATCTGAGCATCATGAGAGGAGGAGAGTGCTATTACCTGATCCCCCGCCTGAATGGACGTGCTCCCGGATCTGTCATTCGCATTTGCCTGGACTCCGGAGAATTGAACAAGCAACAATGAAAACGCCAGGATCAGGAGCAGTTTTCCTATAGATCTTGCTATCATCGAACTCTCCTCGAACTTGGAAATTTACGTTTTGGCACAAGTTTTTTGACCTTGTACAAAAACGTTATTCACTGATGGCAGAGGGGCAAGTAAAGTAACGAGTTATCTCGTAATCAGGACTTACTTTGTTGCGTTGACATATCCCCAAGCGTCTCACCTCCGTGAGTAAACCGAAAGATTACGAGGAGGATGATTTTTTTTCTTTGCAATTCAATACAATACAGATATTCTTCGCGCCCAAAATAAGGATGGTCTCTAATCTCCCGGACTGTCCTGAAAGCTATCAAACATCTGGATTTTAATCCGTCAGGAGAGAGAAGATGGGACTCATTGACCAATTTATGGAACTCAACGGCAGAGTTCTGAACAATGTGTTTGACTGGCCTTTCTTGGCTTTTGTGTTCCTGGTGTGGTTAGCGAACCGATATCGAGATCAGATCGGTTCCATGCTGGATAGAAGAAATACCATTCCTTCCGGAGAACTAGCCAAAAACGTTAAAGTCCAATTAGAACCGCTCGTGCGAGATGTTGCGCAACTCGGGTCAGAAGTATCCGAACTGAAGAGCAAAATGGTTGAATCGTTGCATCCCGGGACTGCAGACGACATGCTGAATCCTATCAACGCAAGGATTTCTGTTGTTGAAGATACGCTGGGCTCTATCAGAACCAAAATAGAGGGATTCAACCACAAAGACCTTCCCGAACTCGTCACTCGCGGTTTGGAGCCTTTGAGCCGGGAATTGGATAAGATGAAAGATGACCTCCAGCAAATGCGTTCGGATACCGAGTCTTACGTTTCGCAAGAAATGGTAGCGGATTTCAAAGGCGCTCTGGATCTGCTCAGCTCGGATCTGGCGGCCTTAAAATTATCCCTGAGCGAGTTGGGTGCCATCACAACCTCCTTTGCCTCAAAAACCGATGTGAAGGAGATTCAGACAGCATCCGTAGCGGCAGTGGAACAGGTGAAGTCTTCTGTGAGCGGCATGCAAGCTCAATTGTCCGATCTCGGGGCAGGATTGACGAAACTGGAAAAACAATTAAGCGCAGGCGCTTCCAAGGATGCTCTGACGGAGCTTCAATCTGAACTCAAACTTTTGTCCTCCGGTGTCAGTACAATGAGAGAAACCCTAGCATCAATGCAACCGACGTTCGTCTCACGCGACTCTTTTGACGAGCTTCAAAGCGTGATGACCGGCATGCAGACTCGTGTCGACCAAGTCACGGCCAATCTGCTCCAGATTGAAACCACAGCGCTGGATGACGTAAGAACACAGGTGAACAACCTTGAGAAATCCATATCCGGCCTGCGGGATTTCGTGAACAGTTCGCCTGCCGAATTAATGGCTCGCTGGAACGAGGATATTCAACCGCTCAGCAGAGACCTCGGCATGCTGAAAGTGACGGTAGAGCAATTAGCGGAGGCAAATGCACGATCTCAGGAACCGGTTGTTGTTGAATCGAACAAGACCCGGGAATCAGGTAAGAAGAAAGGGAAGTCAAAACGTCCCGAACTGCATCGGTAGTTTGTTAACCCGGTGAAGACTCGTTTGCTGAGGTGTACTCCACTGCTGAATACAGGAAGGTTCTCCCATTCTCCATAGGCGCTAAGTCTGTCCCAATTCTTTTGTCCCGAAGGGACTAAAGAAAATAGCCCGGTAATTCATTGCCGGGAATTTGTGAATCAGCCGTCCCTCCGGGACTCGAATATCATTATGTTTTTCCTAAACCGGCGATGAATCGCCGGCCTATTTTCAGTTGTTCCTCCGGAACCAACC
The sequence above is a segment of the Desulfomonile tiedjei DSM 6799 genome. Coding sequences within it:
- the nrdR gene encoding transcriptional regulator NrdR; the protein is MKCPACGAIDDKVIDSRLGKDNSVIRRRRQCLNCQKRFTTYERIEEILPYVIKKDGRREPFDRRKIVEGMRRACEKRPISIDRIESVADAIEQELMERPEKEISVQYIGERVMTELQQMDDIAYVRFASVYRSFRDIEEFVREIKELYELKEAREQRRAEPPEEVAEIRNSP
- a CDS encoding Gx transporter family protein; this encodes MKENVSRLARLSLLLALATVIHTAESLIPFNVLWFRFGFANIVGIATLYMFGFSDALIVTLGRIFLGSLASGTFGSPGFALSLSGGLCAIAAMGFAHNWGRNLFSEIGVSLIGALAHNTAQLTVAYFLLIRNDSIFLLTPALLFVAAGTGLLNGVAARFFLQTAEKRVATLPTFSLKAEKDSQN
- a CDS encoding NusG domain II-containing protein, with the protein product MHTTAADKILLITMLLLAVSSCFLVPHWVFSGVPDVEIRAGDRFIGTYGLDKDRVIPVDGPLGTTFVEIKAKKVSIKSSPCPNQTCIRMGHFGPEGGCLICLPNKVSVSSRTRHDGLDAIAR